Part of the Candidatus Brocadia sinica JPN1 genome, CGCAGCGGATGTCATTGTAAAGGATTGTACAAAGATCTACATCGAAGGAGAACTCAGAGATCTGACGGAGGATGATATTCGAGTTATCGTAAATGAAAACAACAAGATGGCCGATGCTGCATTGCGCGTGATCGGCATAGCATTCAAACCCCTTGACCTTGAAACTCTCAACCCTGACCCTGCTATCACAGAAAGAGATTTGATTTTTGCGGGTTTACTGGCCATGATTGATCCTCCCAGGCCGGAGGTAAAAGATGCAGTTGCTACCTGTCATAAAGCAGGGATAACGACCGTTATGATTACCGGGGACCATAAGAATACTGCTTGGGCGATTGGGGAAGAATTGGGATTCCTTTGTAACGACAGAAAGGTTATCGAAGGGGTTGAACTGGATACGCTCCCTGCTGAAATTTTAGAAAAAGAGGTATCAAAGATAGCTGTATATGCCAGGGTTTCTGCTGAACACAAGCTCAGGATAGTGAAGGCATGGAAGAAACAAGGATCTGTTGTTGCCATGACGGGCGATGGTGTAAATGACGCCCCTGCCGTAAAAGAGGCAAGTATTGGGATATCCATGGGTATTACGGGTACCGATGTCACAAAAGAGGCGTCAGATATGGTCATAACCGATGATAACTTTGCATCCATTGTTGCGGCCGTAGAAGAGGGAAGAGGCATCTACGACAACATAAAGAAATCGATCCACTATCTGCTGTCATGTAATGCCGGTGAGATTTTGACGATGCTCTTTGCCTCGATATGCAACCTTCCCCTGCCACTATTTCCGATACAAATATTATGGATAAATATTGCTACAGACGGATTGCCGGCGCTGGCGCTGGGTGTCGATGCTGTAGATACGGATATTATGAAAAGGCCAGCCCGAAGGTCAGCCGAACAAATTATAGACAAAAATCTTGGCTTATTGATCGTTTTTCAGGGCTTTCTCATAGCTCTGAGCACGCTACTTGCTTATTTGTATGTTTTATACTATACAAGTAGCGTGAAACCCGGTTATTTACATTATTGGTTTCTGAATGAATTGATACCCTGCTGCTTAGGTGGCCCGCTCACTGGCGATCTTGAGAGGGCAAGGACGGCTGCCTTTAGTGTAATGGTTATTTCCCAATTGTTTCACTCTTTTAACTGCAGAAATGCACATCGTTCATTATTTAAGATCGGTATTTTTACTAATAAAAAGCTCTTGCTTGCAACGGGATTCTCATTGGCCATGCAAGTAGCCATTATCTATATCCCTTACTCTGAAAATGTCTTTAAGGTAATGCCTTTAGAATTAAAGGACTGGATTGCTATCTTTGGATTTTCCACCCTCGTTTTTATCATTATGGAAATAATCAAGTGTTTTAAGAAATCTTAGAAAAACAGGAGAGAAAAAGGATGAGAGGTTTGGTGTCCGTGATAGTAATTGGGAGAATATTTGGGGCTAATCATAAATGCAAAGGAGGTATCTTCGATGAAGTTATTGCTCGTTTCCCTGTTTTGCTTAGTTTCAATGGGTATTTTTGTTGCGGAAATACTTGCGGAAGAAGAACAGCCAGGTGCCATGCAGGTGGCCCTCAGCGAGCAAACGCAACTCTGCGTGTTGTGTCATAAAAAATACACTCCTGGAATCGTAGAAGACTGGCTCACAAGCAGACATTCAAAAGTCACTCCGGAAATGGCTCTGGCAAAGCCTGTTCTTGAAAGGAGGATTTCAAGCGATATAATTCCGGAGACCTTCAGGTCTGTTGTAATTGGCTGCTATGAATGCCATGGCCAGAACGCACCTTCCCACAAGGATAACTTCGGCCACTTTGGATTTAAGATCAATGTTGTCGTTTCACCAAACGATTGCAAGACATGTCATCCTGTAGAAGTGGGACAATATTCTGTGAGTAAAAAGGCCAATGCCCTGGACATTTTGCAAAAAAATCCTTTATATCATACCTTTGTCGAAACGGTTCAGGGTTTAAAAGAGATTAAAGATGGCAAAATAATCCGTCTCAATGCATCGGATAATTCAAAATCGGAAACTTGCTATGCCTGCCATGGCACTCTTGTCACGGTGAAAGGAATGAAAAAAATATCAACCGATATTGGAGATATTGACGTTCCTGACCTTTCCAACTGGCCAAATCAGGGGGTAGGAAGGATTAATCCCGATGGAAGCCTTGGCGCCTGCACCCCATGCCATGCAAGGCATAGCTTTTCAATTGAGGTAGCCCGAAAACCTTACACGTGTTCCCAATGCCATCTCGAACCGGATGTGCCGGCATTTGATGTGTACAGAGAAAGTAAACACGGAAACATTTTCTTTTCAAAACAACATGAATGGAACTGGACGAATGTCCCCTGGAGGATTGGTAAGGATTTTCAAGCGCCAACCTGTGCCACCTGCCATAATAGCCTTTTGACTACTCCAGATGGCAAAGTTATTGCGCCAAGAACCCACGATTTCGGTTCAAGATTGTGGGTCAGATTATTTGGGCTCATTTACTCACATCCTCAGCCAAAGGATGCCAGAACATATCTGATCAAAAACAAAGACGACCTCCCACTTCCAACTGCTTTTACCGGAGAGCCGGCTTCTGAGTATCTGATCGACAAGAGTGAACAAATATGGCGTCAAAATGAAATGAAGAAGATATGCCGGGGCTGTCACAACACTGACTGGGTTAATCAGCATTTTGCCAGACTTGATGCTACTATAGCAGAAACAGATAAGATGAGTCTGACCGCTACCCGGCTCATTCTGAAGGCTTGGAATGAAGGATTGGCTGATCCATCAAATCCTTTTGATGAAATGATCGAACACAAGTGGATAAAACAGTGGTT contains:
- a CDS encoding multiheme c-type cytochrome, which translates into the protein MKLLLVSLFCLVSMGIFVAEILAEEEQPGAMQVALSEQTQLCVLCHKKYTPGIVEDWLTSRHSKVTPEMALAKPVLERRISSDIIPETFRSVVIGCYECHGQNAPSHKDNFGHFGFKINVVVSPNDCKTCHPVEVGQYSVSKKANALDILQKNPLYHTFVETVQGLKEIKDGKIIRLNASDNSKSETCYACHGTLVTVKGMKKISTDIGDIDVPDLSNWPNQGVGRINPDGSLGACTPCHARHSFSIEVARKPYTCSQCHLEPDVPAFDVYRESKHGNIFFSKQHEWNWTNVPWRIGKDFQAPTCATCHNSLLTTPDGKVIAPRTHDFGSRLWVRLFGLIYSHPQPKDARTYLIKNKDDLPLPTAFTGEPASEYLIDKSEQIWRQNEMKKICRGCHNTDWVNQHFARLDATIAETDKMSLTATRLILKAWNEGLADPSNPFDEMIEHKWIKQWFFYANSVRYASAMGGPDYASFKNGWWELMTNLCTMQDLIQTRK